A portion of the Hoylesella buccalis ATCC 35310 genome contains these proteins:
- a CDS encoding AAA family ATPase: MEEDKNYINLIRGDLTKASQAHNGMPDSVGMMNIKTANQTILEASLLPTPRALWDSFWYEGELSCLFADSNVGKSILAVQIADRIARTDNVLYLDFELSEKQFQLRYTNEHGELYTFPDKLYRVSIDCNQLLDANFEEAIIGGIEQMAVQTDCKIFIIDNLTYLCCAMEKGDAAGRLMIQLNNLKKRYALSILVLAHTPKRSLDCPITSNDLAGSKRLYNFFDSVFTIGKSAQDGGLRYVKQLKVRYGTFSHDADNVIVYEIDKVDAFLQFVFRGYSTEKEHLKKLGDNESSQRDCQILQLSQSGKSVREIASQVNCGKSTVNRIIQRSKESKNAGVPSVPLSQPLECGTMGQDGTADNQPSKTD, translated from the coding sequence ATGGAAGAGGATAAGAACTATATCAACCTGATACGTGGCGACCTCACAAAAGCATCCCAAGCGCATAACGGTATGCCCGACAGTGTAGGCATGATGAATATCAAGACGGCAAACCAAACCATTCTTGAAGCATCGTTATTGCCTACGCCCCGTGCGCTGTGGGACAGCTTTTGGTACGAGGGGGAACTCTCCTGCTTGTTTGCCGATTCCAACGTGGGCAAGTCCATCCTTGCCGTGCAGATAGCCGACCGCATCGCCCGAACCGACAATGTGCTGTATCTGGACTTTGAACTGTCCGAAAAGCAGTTCCAGCTCCGCTATACCAACGAGCATGGAGAGCTCTACACCTTTCCCGACAAACTCTATCGGGTGTCTATTGACTGCAACCAGCTTTTGGATGCCAACTTTGAGGAAGCTATCATAGGCGGCATTGAACAGATGGCTGTGCAGACCGACTGCAAGATTTTCATCATTGACAATCTTACCTACCTGTGTTGCGCCATGGAGAAAGGCGATGCCGCAGGACGGCTGATGATTCAGCTGAACAATCTCAAAAAGAGATATGCGCTCTCTATCCTTGTCCTAGCACATACGCCCAAACGCTCTTTGGATTGTCCCATCACATCCAACGACCTTGCCGGAAGCAAACGGCTCTACAATTTCTTTGACAGCGTGTTCACCATTGGAAAAAGTGCCCAAGACGGAGGGCTTCGCTATGTGAAGCAGCTTAAAGTGCGCTATGGCACGTTCTCTCATGATGCGGATAATGTAATCGTTTACGAGATTGACAAGGTGGATGCTTTCTTGCAGTTCGTGTTCAGGGGCTATTCCACGGAAAAGGAACACTTGAAAAAATTGGGCGACAATGAATCAAGCCAAAGGGATTGCCAAATTCTGCAACTCTCCCAATCGGGCAAGTCCGTCAGGGAGATAGCCTCACAGGTGAATTGTGGCAAGTCCACCGTAAACCGTATCATCCAGCGCAGCAAAGAGAGTAAAAACGCAGGTGTCCCAAGTGTCCCACTGTCCCAACCCTTAGAGTGTGGGACAATGGGACAGGATGGGACAGCCGACAATCAACCATCAAAAACGGACTAA
- a CDS encoding excisionase family DNA-binding protein, giving the protein MEKSILTFNDLPEVVAQLRDEVMSLKSLLAEQRSVNNAKTVDTHVPMSVDEAAEYLGIPKGTLYMKLSEGTIPATKPGKRYCLYRDELDKWLETARKNPIPLSDEELNKSLSSSHRRKPNPRNW; this is encoded by the coding sequence ATGGAAAAATCAATTCTTACCTTCAACGACCTCCCCGAGGTTGTCGCTCAGCTTCGAGACGAAGTGATGAGCCTGAAAAGCCTGCTCGCCGAGCAGCGCAGTGTGAACAATGCCAAAACGGTGGACACCCACGTGCCCATGTCTGTGGACGAGGCAGCAGAGTATTTAGGTATCCCTAAGGGTACGCTCTACATGAAACTGTCAGAAGGGACAATCCCTGCCACCAAGCCCGGCAAACGCTATTGCCTTTACCGTGACGAACTGGACAAGTGGCTGGAAACCGCCCGAAAGAATCCCATACCGTTGTCAGACGAGGAACTGAACAAGTCCTTATCCTCTTCCCACCGTCGCAAGCCCAACCCACGTAACTGGTGA
- the tnpC gene encoding transposon Tn4555 protein TnpC, translating to MESSIKDKYIILGFVGFAIVLISSIATLVIADSFNQDNFVRWIVFVCCNLLGWLLYLSFQTLIFDTYEIYKIKFGKKETIAEAIEVQEELSQNTLEEATSVPGPTSVPEPVPESSPTKEETLIQTQPIELTIAPDLHEKNRANYASREQREKEERIRMVMEYCHYYLPRIADQETVNHICTEVDKWMNLNTYTPKPIQRPFTKDINNIPLRHFVWNISERFLYKRYYNGDNRAKFIKALFPKSFADTDLSTIKNFKVEPLKTEIPIDEPENGKLDFHYPEDYVRN from the coding sequence ATGGAATCATCAATCAAGGACAAATACATCATCTTGGGCTTTGTCGGCTTCGCCATCGTCCTAATATCTTCCATTGCCACGCTGGTAATAGCGGACAGCTTCAACCAAGACAACTTTGTCAGGTGGATAGTATTCGTATGCTGTAACCTGTTGGGATGGTTGCTCTATCTCTCCTTTCAGACACTTATCTTTGATACATACGAAATCTACAAAATCAAGTTCGGCAAGAAAGAAACGATTGCCGAAGCCATAGAGGTGCAGGAAGAACTGTCACAAAATACACTTGAAGAAGCCACATCTGTGCCTGGACCTACATCAGTCCCTGAGCCTGTACCCGAATCATCCCCGACAAAAGAAGAGACACTTATCCAAACACAACCGATAGAGCTTACTATCGCCCCGGATCTTCACGAAAAGAACCGTGCCAATTACGCAAGCAGAGAGCAACGGGAAAAGGAAGAGCGCATCCGCATGGTCATGGAGTATTGCCATTATTACCTGCCTCGCATTGCCGACCAAGAAACCGTGAACCACATCTGTACTGAGGTGGACAAATGGATGAATCTTAACACTTATACCCCGAAGCCCATACAAAGACCGTTTACCAAAGACATCAACAACATTCCACTCCGTCACTTCGTATGGAATATCTCTGAGCGTTTCCTGTACAAGAGATACTACAATGGGGATAACCGTGCCAAGTTCATCAAAGCCCTTTTCCCGAAATCGTTTGCTGATACAGACTTATCAACCATCAAGAATTTCAAGGTAGAGCCGTTAAAGACGGAAATTCCCATTGATGAACCCGAAAACGGCAAACTTGATTTCCACTATCCCGAGGATTATGTGCGGAATTAG
- a CDS encoding tyrosine-type recombinase/integrase produces MSKCKTVTLRKRKIKNGTQYSLCLDYYPGYRDNVTMRVITREALGIYIFAKPANQQERDFNARMMKKAVILRNQRYEAIFNENNGFFDKTKMKGDFLAYFKGLADRKNIKWQHVYKHFQRFVNGKCTFEEVDVDLCRKFMEYLLDAPQSIHTNQKLHINSAAGYWSTFRAVLHTAYRDRKIKENPNGFLDRIECIPTIREHLSQEELIRLAETPCEEEVLKKAFLFACLTGLRKSDIRQLTWQQIQPYTNGRMFVTTRMQKTKEIVHNPISDEAYGLLGERGEGLIFEDFKDKMLQGPLQRWLTAAGITKKITFHCTRHSFGSLHVEMGTDMAVIQAYLGHKNITTTQIYSKIAAQQMCQVVDKITLKRKEA; encoded by the coding sequence ATGAGTAAATGCAAAACAGTTACCTTGCGTAAGCGCAAGATTAAGAACGGGACACAGTATTCACTATGCCTTGACTACTATCCCGGCTACCGTGACAATGTCACCATGAGAGTGATTACACGTGAAGCCTTAGGAATTTACATCTTCGCCAAACCTGCAAACCAGCAGGAACGGGACTTCAACGCACGCATGATGAAGAAAGCGGTCATCCTGCGCAACCAGCGCTACGAAGCCATTTTCAATGAAAACAACGGCTTTTTTGACAAGACCAAGATGAAGGGCGATTTCCTTGCCTATTTCAAAGGACTGGCTGACCGCAAGAATATCAAGTGGCAGCACGTATACAAGCATTTCCAGCGGTTCGTGAACGGCAAATGCACCTTTGAGGAGGTGGATGTGGATTTGTGCCGCAAGTTCATGGAATACCTGCTTGATGCACCCCAATCCATCCACACCAACCAAAAGCTGCACATCAACTCCGCAGCAGGCTATTGGTCAACTTTCCGTGCCGTGCTGCACACCGCTTACCGTGACAGGAAGATAAAGGAGAACCCAAACGGCTTCTTAGACCGCATCGAGTGCATTCCCACCATCAGGGAGCATTTGAGCCAAGAGGAACTGATACGGCTTGCCGAAACACCCTGTGAGGAGGAGGTCTTGAAAAAAGCTTTTCTTTTCGCCTGTCTTACGGGACTGAGAAAGAGCGACATCAGACAGCTCACGTGGCAGCAGATACAACCATACACCAACGGCAGGATGTTCGTTACCACCCGTATGCAGAAAACCAAAGAAATAGTGCATAACCCCATCAGTGATGAAGCCTATGGACTGCTGGGAGAACGGGGCGAGGGACTTATCTTTGAGGATTTCAAGGACAAGATGCTGCAAGGACCACTCCAACGGTGGCTCACGGCAGCAGGGATAACCAAGAAAATCACCTTTCACTGTACCCGCCACAGCTTCGGAAGCCTGCACGTGGAAATGGGAACGGACATGGCTGTCATCCAAGCCTATCTCGGACATAAGAACATTACCACCACACAAATCTATTCCAAGATAGCAGCGCAGCAGATGTGTCAGGTGGTGGACAAGATAACCTTGAAGCGCAAGGAGGCATAA
- the tnpA gene encoding transposon Tn4555 protein TnpA → MKATRKCSFCGKSFVTRSGMQRYCSEACQAEAKRARVMQKNNLFKVAQPLMEIQHQEYLTFSKAAILMGCSRQYIYKLVAIGKLKASRISNRMAFIRRADIEQMLEGNPYHRILPGNTSTPRKSSSSSLPAKREKREKESEEVLDFYSGEEVMSLFKVKQSWLYTSAKRNHIPICRIAGKNYYSKKHIDEFFGVAVDISEITDWLLTEEVEELFGMKPTALRAYTYRHKIPTKREYGRTYYSKSHLNELRRTDLVNDERYYTVEQVQQIYGLSSANICHIVKVKHIEKIKVGVKNLLLRSDVERVMAERNK, encoded by the coding sequence ATGAAAGCAACCAGAAAATGCAGTTTTTGCGGCAAGTCCTTTGTAACCCGAAGCGGTATGCAAAGATATTGCAGTGAGGCTTGTCAGGCAGAAGCCAAACGAGCCAGAGTGATGCAGAAGAACAACCTCTTCAAAGTCGCCCAACCCTTGATGGAGATACAGCATCAGGAGTATCTCACCTTTTCCAAAGCAGCCATCCTCATGGGCTGTTCCCGACAGTACATTTACAAACTTGTAGCCATCGGCAAGCTGAAAGCCTCACGCATCAGCAACCGCATGGCATTCATCCGCAGAGCCGACATCGAGCAGATGTTGGAGGGCAATCCCTATCACCGCATCCTGCCCGGCAACACCTCCACACCAAGGAAATCATCTTCATCTTCCTTACCTGCCAAAAGAGAAAAAAGGGAAAAGGAAAGCGAAGAAGTGTTGGACTTCTATTCGGGCGAGGAGGTGATGTCCCTTTTTAAGGTAAAGCAGTCATGGCTTTACACTTCCGCCAAGCGTAACCATATCCCCATCTGCCGTATCGCAGGAAAGAACTATTACAGCAAGAAGCATATTGACGAGTTTTTCGGTGTGGCAGTTGATATTAGCGAAATTACCGACTGGCTACTGACCGAGGAGGTGGAGGAACTGTTCGGCATGAAGCCGACCGCACTCCGTGCCTACACCTATCGCCATAAGATACCCACTAAAAGAGAGTACGGGCGTACCTATTACTCCAAATCACATTTGAACGAACTCCGCAGAACTGACCTTGTGAACGATGAACGCTACTATACCGTTGAGCAGGTGCAGCAAATCTATGGTCTTTCGTCAGCCAACATCTGCCATATCGTCAAGGTGAAGCACATCGAAAAGATAAAGGTGGGTGTGAAAAACCTGCTTTTGCGCTCAGATGTGGAGCGTGTCATGGCTGAAAGGAACAAATAA
- a CDS encoding leucine-rich repeat protein — protein MRLHFFNSLMCAIALLVTMTIVSCHDDESEIGISWSQESRKMIHDGIKTDYGKKMLSLVFYTDEQVGVSASSKDDWIKPILTFSNGKGELNIEVLENKDVTSRVGHILLKVQRKTIIIGITQDGSSKIISDQNCYYQDSEGGDFEIRVKANGKLSAEVYPADCKWARVVKTIPSGANEYAITVAIDKNEGLGRVASVDFKIDGKTANQDCGPCLVQEPAPFTNTTTIICKKPGCLQVLMGNDLTNLRRIRSLKLIGNINGLDFILLRNLFMDTNESLYQYPVDIDLSECNIVAGNQNPYEYFGWRSSKIFEDVFMYGEIPSGVFSNATNLKSIILPKNLKIVGYSAFAGCKSLKTIDIPADVEEINSKAFYECIRLQEIKLTSNVSLTSIGNQAFTTKSTLNELTIPATVVNMGVEAFKHCIYNHRTTKTNQKYPSVNL, from the coding sequence ATGAGACTACATTTTTTCAATTCACTAATGTGTGCAATCGCGCTATTGGTTACTATGACTATAGTATCGTGCCATGACGATGAATCGGAAATAGGTATATCTTGGTCGCAAGAATCAAGAAAAATGATTCATGATGGAATTAAAACTGACTATGGAAAGAAAATGCTTTCTCTTGTTTTCTATACTGATGAGCAAGTGGGAGTCTCTGCTTCATCTAAAGATGATTGGATAAAGCCTATTCTAACATTCTCTAATGGGAAAGGCGAACTGAACATTGAGGTCTTGGAGAACAAAGATGTTACTTCGAGAGTTGGACATATTCTCTTAAAAGTTCAGAGGAAGACCATTATAATTGGTATTACTCAAGATGGTTCATCCAAGATTATCTCGGATCAAAATTGCTATTATCAAGATTCAGAAGGAGGGGATTTCGAGATTCGTGTAAAGGCGAATGGAAAACTTTCTGCTGAGGTTTATCCTGCTGATTGTAAGTGGGCAAGAGTGGTTAAGACTATTCCAAGTGGTGCCAATGAATACGCAATAACTGTTGCCATTGATAAAAATGAGGGATTAGGTAGAGTCGCTTCTGTTGATTTTAAAATTGATGGGAAAACTGCAAATCAGGATTGTGGTCCATGCTTAGTTCAGGAGCCTGCCCCTTTTACTAACACAACGACCATAATATGTAAGAAACCGGGCTGCCTACAAGTGCTCATGGGAAATGACTTAACCAATCTTCGTCGTATCAGATCGCTTAAATTAATAGGTAATATTAATGGTCTTGATTTTATCTTGTTGAGAAATTTATTCATGGATACAAATGAAAGCCTATACCAATATCCTGTAGATATAGACCTCTCAGAATGTAATATAGTTGCAGGTAATCAAAATCCATATGAGTATTTCGGTTGGCGCTCATCTAAAATATTTGAAGATGTTTTTATGTACGGTGAGATACCATCGGGAGTTTTCAGCAATGCTACTAATTTGAAGAGCATTATTCTCCCTAAAAATCTGAAAATAGTTGGTTATTCTGCTTTTGCTGGGTGTAAAAGCCTTAAGACAATAGATATCCCTGCTGATGTAGAGGAAATTAATAGTAAAGCATTTTATGAATGTATTAGACTGCAAGAAATCAAGCTTACATCCAACGTAAGCCTTACCTCCATTGGAAATCAAGCTTTCACGACAAAATCTACATTGAATGAACTAACAATTCCAGCTACAGTTGTTAATATGGGAGTTGAAGCCTTCAAACATTGTATTTATAACCATAGAACAACCAAAACTAATCAGAAATATCCGAGTGTAAATCTTTAA
- a CDS encoding transglutaminase-like domain-containing protein produces MKKASLILLMLFCFQLCQASLIFKDNEQRQEVLQTFNERMKQIGPKFFDIKGLKLTNDELDALHFLYAYMPVADVTDYPTRFYLENIRSTFTTQRAMPWGTKVPQLLFRHFVMPLRVNNENLDDARKVFYGMLKDRIQGMSMQDAILEVNHWCHEHVTYTPSDARTLSPLACMKNAQGRCGEESTFTVAALRAVGIPARQVYTPRWAHTDDNHAWVEAWADGKWYFLGACEPEPVLNLGWFNAPASRAMLMHTRVFGHYDGPEEIVLRTSNFTEINLIDHYAETARADFTVVDQNGNPVNHAQVDFKIYNYAEFYTAVRKFTDQKGKTFLTAGKGDLLVWASKDGYYGFSKASFGQDQQVTIRLNRSQKTDLVRKIHPLDSLDIVPPPEKARIPQVTEEMNAKNKLRFAQEDSIRKAYESTFYHAADERELSQLLVKARGNWRVIKNFYDKYPEKEGRILSLLKTLSDKDLRDITMDILEDHLLAKSNQLSPRVENEMIILPFKQQLQNAFDAATTKKFQQNPALLVEWIQKNIRINPDNEALKIAQTPIGVWKSRFADARSRDIFFVDLARSIGIEARKDVVTSKVQYRQNGQWMDVDFETEKQKTAPKGKLVLSYSSSKYLDDPKYYNHFSISKIENGIPVLLNFDEGQVDMGGGTSWKNTFKDGTSLDTGTYFLVTGTRMASGNVKESHQIFNIVEGQTTTIDLKLRTSKTEISVIGNFDSESKFVKDAQEVSILSQTGRGYFILGLIGVGQEPTNHTLRDIAKLKDEFDRLGRPFVLLFESEAEAKKFKSSDFGELPNKTIFGVDKDGAIKKQIVAQMKLQDARQLPIFIIADTFNRVVFLSQGYTIGLGEQLYNTLSKL; encoded by the coding sequence ATGAAAAAAGCAAGCCTAATCCTATTGATGCTATTTTGTTTCCAACTCTGCCAAGCATCTTTAATTTTCAAAGACAACGAACAGCGACAAGAGGTCCTTCAAACTTTTAATGAAAGAATGAAACAAATAGGACCCAAATTCTTTGACATCAAGGGGTTGAAGTTGACAAATGACGAACTGGATGCCTTGCATTTTCTATATGCTTACATGCCTGTTGCCGACGTTACTGACTACCCTACTCGTTTTTACTTAGAGAATATCCGAAGCACTTTCACCACACAACGAGCCATGCCCTGGGGAACAAAGGTGCCACAGCTGTTGTTTCGCCATTTTGTCATGCCGCTGCGTGTCAACAACGAAAACCTTGACGATGCCAGAAAGGTTTTTTATGGCATGCTGAAAGACCGCATTCAAGGCATGAGCATGCAAGATGCAATCCTGGAAGTGAACCATTGGTGCCACGAACATGTCACCTATACCCCATCCGATGCCCGTACGCTGTCTCCGTTAGCCTGCATGAAGAACGCACAGGGACGCTGCGGAGAAGAGAGTACTTTTACTGTTGCTGCGCTCAGAGCAGTGGGCATTCCGGCCCGACAAGTATACACCCCACGTTGGGCCCACACTGACGATAACCATGCATGGGTTGAAGCTTGGGCAGACGGCAAGTGGTATTTTCTGGGTGCCTGCGAGCCCGAACCGGTACTGAACCTTGGCTGGTTTAACGCGCCGGCATCGAGAGCTATGCTCATGCACACAAGGGTTTTCGGGCATTATGACGGGCCTGAAGAGATTGTTTTGCGCACTTCCAATTTTACGGAAATCAATCTGATTGACCATTATGCCGAGACCGCACGAGCAGACTTTACCGTTGTGGACCAAAACGGAAACCCCGTCAATCACGCACAGGTAGATTTCAAGATATACAACTATGCTGAATTTTATACTGCGGTAAGGAAATTTACGGATCAAAAGGGCAAAACGTTCCTCACAGCTGGCAAGGGCGACCTGCTGGTTTGGGCCTCAAAAGATGGATATTACGGGTTTTCCAAAGCATCGTTTGGCCAAGATCAACAGGTAACCATTCGTCTCAACCGATCGCAGAAGACTGACCTGGTGAGAAAAATCCACCCATTAGATTCTCTTGACATTGTGCCTCCGCCAGAGAAAGCACGAATACCACAAGTGACAGAGGAAATGAATGCAAAGAATAAACTTAGATTTGCGCAAGAAGACAGCATCAGAAAAGCATACGAATCAACTTTCTATCATGCTGCAGATGAGCGTGAGCTGTCACAATTGTTAGTGAAAGCACGAGGCAACTGGCGGGTCATCAAGAACTTTTATGACAAGTACCCAGAGAAAGAAGGAAGAATATTGTCACTATTGAAGACGCTGAGTGACAAAGATTTGCGTGACATCACCATGGACATTCTCGAAGACCATCTCTTGGCGAAGAGCAACCAATTGAGTCCAAGAGTTGAGAACGAAATGATTATCCTGCCCTTCAAACAGCAATTGCAAAATGCCTTTGACGCAGCAACAACCAAAAAGTTTCAGCAAAATCCGGCATTGCTTGTTGAATGGATTCAAAAAAACATACGCATCAACCCAGATAACGAGGCCTTAAAAATTGCACAAACGCCCATCGGCGTGTGGAAGTCAAGGTTTGCAGATGCTCGCTCAAGAGATATTTTCTTTGTCGACTTGGCCCGTAGTATTGGTATCGAAGCACGAAAGGACGTGGTTACTTCTAAAGTTCAATATCGCCAAAATGGCCAATGGATGGATGTTGATTTTGAGACAGAAAAACAGAAAACAGCTCCAAAAGGGAAGTTGGTTTTAAGCTATTCGTCATCCAAATATCTGGATGACCCTAAGTATTATAACCATTTCAGCATCAGTAAAATAGAAAATGGTATTCCAGTTTTGCTAAACTTTGATGAAGGTCAGGTTGACATGGGCGGCGGAACAAGTTGGAAAAACACATTCAAGGATGGAACGAGCCTGGATACAGGAACCTATTTCCTGGTCACCGGCACTCGCATGGCCAGTGGAAATGTGAAAGAGAGCCATCAGATATTCAACATCGTGGAAGGACAAACAACTACGATTGACTTGAAACTTCGTACCTCCAAAACAGAGATCAGCGTGATTGGCAACTTTGATAGCGAGTCGAAGTTTGTGAAAGATGCCCAAGAGGTTAGCATCCTGTCGCAAACAGGCAGAGGATATTTTATTTTGGGCCTTATCGGTGTGGGACAAGAACCCACCAACCACACCCTGCGCGACATTGCTAAGCTGAAAGACGAATTTGACCGTTTGGGCAGACCTTTTGTACTTTTGTTTGAGTCAGAAGCGGAAGCCAAGAAGTTCAAGTCCAGTGACTTCGGAGAGCTACCCAACAAAACTATTTTTGGTGTAGACAAAGACGGTGCTATCAAGAAGCAAATCGTGGCACAAATGAAACTGCAAGATGCTCGCCAGTTGCCCATCTTCATCATTGCCGACACCTTTAACCGTGTGGTATTTTTATCTCAAGGATATACCATAGGTCTTGGAGAACAACTGTATAACACGCTAAGTAAATTGTAA
- a CDS encoding copper homeostasis protein CutC produces the protein MSDNDYQFEICANSVESCLAAQAGGANRVELCAGIPEGGTTPSYGDIKMAREHLKKTRLHVIIRPRGGDFLYTPLDIKCMLADIDICQQLGVDGVVFGCLTKDGGIDIENNQLLLSHANGMSTTFHRAFDRCKNPFEALKQLIDLGFDRILTSGQQPTAEEGIEMLKQLQDRAQGRINILAGCGINETNIAHIAQCTLVKEFHFSARESVYSQMEYHNPSVYMGMAGQDEMTTEVTTERRVRNTIQALLHSTR, from the coding sequence ATGAGCGATAACGATTATCAATTCGAGATATGCGCAAACAGTGTTGAGAGCTGCTTGGCTGCTCAGGCTGGTGGTGCAAACCGTGTTGAACTGTGCGCCGGTATTCCAGAAGGTGGCACAACGCCTTCTTATGGCGACATCAAGATGGCAAGAGAACACCTTAAGAAAACGCGCCTGCATGTGATTATCCGACCACGTGGAGGCGATTTCCTATACACACCGCTTGACATCAAGTGTATGTTGGCAGACATTGACATCTGTCAACAACTGGGTGTAGATGGCGTCGTGTTTGGTTGCCTGACCAAAGATGGTGGCATTGACATAGAAAACAACCAGCTACTTTTATCGCATGCCAACGGAATGTCTACGACTTTCCACCGAGCCTTTGATCGATGTAAGAATCCTTTTGAAGCTCTTAAACAGCTGATAGACCTTGGGTTCGACCGCATACTGACATCCGGACAGCAGCCAACTGCGGAAGAAGGTATCGAAATGTTAAAGCAATTGCAAGACAGGGCACAAGGGAGAATCAACATTCTTGCTGGTTGCGGCATCAACGAAACAAACATCGCACACATCGCCCAGTGCACGCTTGTCAAAGAATTCCATTTTTCTGCCAGAGAAAGTGTTTACAGTCAGATGGAATACCATAACCCATCCGTTTATATGGGAATGGCGGGTCAGGATGAAATGACCACGGAGGTAACAACAGAAAGGCGTGTGAGAAACACGATACAAGCACTTCTTCATTCAACAAGATAA
- the rpiB gene encoding ribose 5-phosphate isomerase B has product MDIKTVGLACDHAGYEIKEFIKQYLEEKGISYKDYGTNSTSSCDYPDHAHALANAIERGDVYPGIGVCGSGEGMSMTLNKHQGIRAGLAWSPEIAHLTRLHNDANVLVLPGRFVDKETTRKILDEFFSTDFEGGRHARRIAKIRIQ; this is encoded by the coding sequence ATGGATATCAAGACAGTTGGCCTCGCATGTGATCATGCTGGCTATGAAATAAAAGAGTTTATCAAGCAATACCTTGAAGAGAAAGGTATTTCGTACAAAGACTATGGCACCAACAGCACATCCTCTTGTGATTATCCCGATCACGCCCATGCCTTAGCCAATGCCATTGAGCGGGGTGACGTCTATCCCGGTATCGGTGTGTGTGGTTCGGGAGAAGGAATGAGCATGACGCTCAATAAGCATCAAGGAATACGTGCCGGACTGGCTTGGTCGCCCGAGATTGCTCACTTGACTCGCCTCCATAACGACGCCAACGTGTTGGTTCTGCCGGGAAGATTTGTTGACAAGGAGACGACAAGAAAGATTCTTGACGAGTTTTTTTCTACCGATTTCGAAGGTGGACGACATGCCCGCAGAATAGCAAAAATACGTATTCAATAA